The Prunus persica cultivar Lovell chromosome G8, Prunus_persica_NCBIv2, whole genome shotgun sequence genome includes a region encoding these proteins:
- the LOC109950780 gene encoding uncharacterized protein K02A2.6-like, producing the protein MLRDCINYSKGCEACQRHGPIQRAPSVPINPIVKPWPFRGWAMDLIGKIYPASSQQHCFIIVATDYFTKWVEAKPIKTTTSQEIITFIEEQIIQRFGIPESITTDRGSSFISRDMLDMAETFKFKLLQSTPYYAQANGQAESSNKVIINIIRKMLEKNPKQWHEKLSETLWAYRTSKREATGMTPYALTYGHDAILPMEIAVQSLRIAHQHDLTGEDYSQAMLLELEGLDASRIDTLNKILAGKQAVSRAYNKRVRDKSFEEGEIVWKAILPLGTHIAGYGKWSPTWEGPFIINQILGMGAYKLQDRDGVVHFAPINGKWLKKFYPTMWDSQAVQTDPGIEEEQD; encoded by the coding sequence ATGTTGAGGGATTGCATCAACTATTCCAAGGGATGTGAAGCTTGTCAAAGACACGGCCCAATCCAGCGGGCTCCTTCAGTCCCCATAAATCCAATAGTGAAACCATGGCCTTTTaggggatgggcaatggatctcattggcaaaATCTATCCAGCCAGCAGCCAGCAGCATTGTTTTATCATTGTTGCTACAGactatttcaccaaatgggtagaAGCCAAGCCAATCAAAACCACAACttctcaagagatcatcaccttTATAGAAGAACAGATCATACAGAGATTCGGCATTCCAGAATCGATCACAACTGATAggggttcttctttcatatctagggatatgctagatatggcagaaacATTCAAATTCAAGCTGCTTCAATCTACCCCCTAttatgctcaagctaatggacaggcagaatcaagtaacaaggtgattatcaatatcatcagaaaGATGCTGGAGAAGAATCCGAAGCAATGGCATGAGAAGTTGTCAGAAACTTTGTGGGCATACAGAActtcaaaaagagaagcaactggcATGACTCCCTATGCTCTGACCTAcggccatgatgcaattctgCCCATGGAGATAGCAGTCCAGTCTCTTAGAATTGCTCACCAGCACGATCTCACAGGAGAAGATTACTCTCAAGCCATGCTACTTGAATTAGAAGGATTGGATGCAAGCAGGATTGACACCCTCAACAAAATCTTGGCAGGAAAACAGGCTGTGTCAAGGGCATACAACAAAAGAGTCAGAGAtaagagttttgaagaggggGAAATAGTCTGGAAGgcaattctgccccttggaacacacatagctggatatggaaaatggtcacctacatgggaaggcccttttataattaaccaaatcctCGGAATGGGGGCATACAAGTTGCAGGACCGAGATGGAGTTGTTCATTTTGCCCCAATCAATGGTAAATGGTTAAAGAAGTTCTATCCAACCATGTGGGATTCACAGGCTGTACAAACGGATCCTGGGATAGAAGAGGAACAAGATTGa
- the LOC109950781 gene encoding uncharacterized protein LOC109950781, producing MDSLDIANADLLTRAHVCLNNPIYSIHLTPWKLYFDGSKTDKASGAGIVLEEPLGVRHCYSFQLDFQCTNNRAEYEALIIGLEMLVELGVQSVESLGDSMLVLKQIAGEYKCLNPSLAVYLVAARNLLKEFREATWEHIPREKNFAANELAQVASGIQMPEDCVQRIIKIWSEKVRMKCY from the exons atggattctttggacatagcaaatgcagatctGTTAACTAGAGCTCATGTTTGCCTTAACAATCCAATCTACTCAATTCATCTCACACcttggaaattatattttgatggatcGAAGACAGACAAGGCTTCAGGAGCAGGGATTGTTCTGGAAGAACCATTGGGGGTCAGGCATTGCTATTCTTTCCAGCTAGATTTCCAATGCACCAACAACAGGGCCGAATATGAGGCTTTGATTATAGGGCTCGAAATGTTGGTAGAATTAGGAGTCCAGTCCGTGGAAAGCTTGGGAGATTCCATGCTTGTCCTAAAGcagattgctggagaataTAAGTGTCTGAATCCCTCTCTGGCTGTATATCTAGTGGCAGCTAGAAATCTGCTAAAAGAATTTagagaagctacttgggagcacatCCCGAGGGAGAAGAACTTCGCAGCCAATGAACTGGCTCAGGTAGCATCAGGCATACAAATGCCTGAAGACTGCGTCCAGAGGATCATCAAG atttggtccgaaaaagTAAGGATGAAGTGCTATTAA
- the LOC18768453 gene encoding ribonucleoside-diphosphate reductase large subunit isoform X2, with protein sequence MYVVKRDGRQEPLQLDKIAARLQRFSYGLNAAHCDPVLVAHKVCAGVYNGVTTTQLDELAAETTASMATNHPDYALLAARISVSNLHKSTKESFSETIRVMYNFFDQRSGKKAPLVADDVHEIIMKNASRLDSEIIYERDFDYDYFGFKTLERSYLLKVNEKIVERPQHMLMRVSVGIHKDDIESALQTYHLMSQRWFIHATPTLFNGGTPQPQLSSCFLMCMKDDSIQGIFDTLKECAIISKSAGGLGISIHNIRATGSYIRGTNGTSNGIVPMLRVFNSTARYVDQGGGRRKGAFSIYLEPWHADIFDLLDLKKNHGKEEHRARDLFYALWIPDLFMERVQGDGQWSLFCPNEAPGLADVWGEKFEKLYTQYEDEGKAKKVIPARKLWFEMLNSQIETGTPFMLFKDSCNRKSNQQNLGTIKSSNLCTEIIEFTSPTETAVCNLASIALPRYVKEKASIDTNSCKMIGSRDSKNRYFDFDKLAKVTKIVTANLNKIIDVNYYPIETAKRSNLQHRPVGIGVQGLADTFILLGMPFDSPEAQQLNKDIFETIYYHALRASTDLAALDGPYETYHGSPVSRGILQVDMWGVTPSDRWDWGALRQMISKNGLRNSLLVAPMPTASTSQILGNNECFEPYTSNIYSRRVLSGEFVVVNKHLLHDLTEMGLWSHAVKSKIIYENGSISNIPEIPEELKAIYKSVWEIKQKTLVDMAADRGCYIDQSQSLNIHMDQPDLGKLTSLHFYAWSKGLKTGMYYLRTRAAADAIKFTVDISALNNDNNNKVDGDVNADMPEVCFLQNREECMACGS encoded by the exons ATGTACGTGGTTAAAAGGGATGGGCGCCAAGAACCTTTGCAATTAGACAAGATTGCTGCCCGTCTACAGAGGTTTAGTTATGGGCTCAATGCCGCGCACTGTGACCCGGTGCTCGTGGCACACAAGGTCTGTGCTGGGGTCTACAATGGTGTCACCACCACACAACTTGATGAGTTGGCTGCTGAGACTACGGCGTCTATGGCTACAAACCACCCtgattatgctttg TTGGCAGCTAGGATCTCTGTTTCGAATCTGCATAAGAGTACAAAGGAGTCATTTTCGGAAAC GATTCGAGTCATGTACAACTTCTTTGATCAAAGGTCTGGGAAGAAGGCTCCTCTGGTTGCTGATGATGTTCATGAAATAATTATGAAG AATGCTTCACGCCTGGACAGTGAGATCATTTATGAAAGAGACTTTGATTATGACTACTTTGGTTTTAAAACTCTAGAGAGGTCCTACCTTTTAAAGGTAAATGAGAAGATTGTGGAAAGGCCGCAGCACATGTTGATGAGGGTTTCTGTTGGTATACACAAGGATGACATCGAGTCTGCTCTCCAAACCTACCATTTGATGTCCCAGCGTTGGTTCATTCATGCTACTCCGACCCTTTTCAATGGAGGAACTCCACAGCCCCAA TTGAGTAGCTGCTTCCTTATGTGCATGAAAGACGACAGTATTCAAGGAATTTTTGATACATTGAAGGAATGTGCTATTATTAGCAAATCAGCTGGAGGGCTTGGTATCTCCATTCATAATATTCGTGCAACAGGTAGCTACATTCGTGGGACAAACGGTACTTCGAATGGTATTGTGCCTATGCTTCGAGTGTTTAATAGCACTGCTCGTTATGTTGATCAAGGGGGAGGCAGAAGAAAGG GTGCTTTTTCCATATATTTGGAGCCATGGCATGCTGATATATTTGATCTTCTAGATCTTAAAAAGAACCATGGCAAG gaAGAACATCGGGCTCGAGATCTATTTTATGCTCTCTGGATTCCTGATCTCTTCATGGAAAGAGTCCAAGGTGATGGGCAATGGTCTTTGTTTTGTCCAAATGAGGCTCCTGGCTTAGCTGATGTTTGGGGAGAAAAATTTGAGAAGTTGTACACCCAATATGAGGACGAG GGTAAGGCAAAGAAGGTTATCCCTGCTAGGAAACTGTGGTTTGAGATGTTAAATTCGCAGATTGAAACAGGAACTCCATTTATGCTTTTCAAG GATTCTTGTAATAGGAAAAGTAACCAGCAGAATCTGGGTACCATCAAGTCTTCAAATCTTTGCACTGAAATTATTGAGTTCACAAGTCCAACAGAAACTGCAGTTTGTAATTTGGCATCCATTGCATTACCCCGATATGTCAAGGAAAAG GCGTCTATTGACACAAACTCTTGTAAGATGATTGGATCTAGAGATTCAAAGAACCGGTACTTTGATTTTGACAAACTAGCCAAG GTTACTAAAATAGTTACTGCAAATCTCAACAAAATAATTGATGTCAATTACTACCCCATTGAAACTGCAAAGAGGTCAAATTTACAGCACAGACCTGTTGGTATTGGAGTTCAGGGTCTTGCAGATACTTTCATTCTTCTTGGCATGCCATTTGATTCGCCAGAG GCCCAACAGCTAAACAAAGACATTTTTGAAACTATTTACTATCATGCATTGAGAGCTTCTACTGATTTGGCCGCATTAGATGGTCCCTATGAGACATATCATGGCAGTCCTGTGAGCAGG GGAATTTTGCAAGTTGACATGTGGGGTGTAACACCATCAGATCGATGGGACTGGGGTGCTCTTAGGCAAATGATCTCAAAAAATGGACTGAGGAATTCCCTTCTTGTAGCACCTATGCCAACCGCTTCAACCAGCCAGATTCTTGGTAACAATGAGTGCTTTGAGCCTTATACATCCAACATATATAGTCGCAGAGTTTTAAG TGGCGAATTTGTTGTAGTGAACAAACATCTACTTCATGATTTAACGGAAATGGGTCTTTGGTCTCATGCTGTTAAGAGCAAAATAATTTATGAGAACGGCTCAATCTCAAACATCCCTGAGATTCCTGAGGAGTTGAAAGCTATTTACAA GTCTGTCTGGGAAATCAAGCAGAAGACCTTGGTTGACATGGCTGCTGATCGTGGGTGCTACATTGATCAGAGTCAGAGTCTGAATATTCACATGGATCAACCTGACCTTGGAAAGCTTACGTCCCTGCACTTCTATGCTTGGTCTAAG GGTTTGAAAACGGGAATGTATTATCTAAGAACACGAGCTGCAGCGGATGCTATCAAATTCACTGTTGATATCTCTGCGCTTAATAAC GATAATAATAACAAGGTGGATGGTGATGTTAATGCTGATATGCCAGAAGTGTGTTTTCTGCAGAATCGAGAGGAATGCATGGCTTGTGGAAGTTAA
- the LOC18768453 gene encoding ribonucleoside-diphosphate reductase large subunit isoform X1 — translation MYVVKRDGRQEPLQLDKIAARLQRFSYGLNAAHCDPVLVAHKVCAGVYNGVTTTQLDELAAETTASMATNHPDYALLAARISVSNLHKSTKESFSETIRVMYNFFDQRSGKKAPLVADDVHEIIMKNASRLDSEIIYERDFDYDYFGFKTLERSYLLKVNEKIVERPQHMLMRVSVGIHKDDIESALQTYHLMSQRWFIHATPTLFNGGTPQPQLSSCFLMCMKDDSIQGIFDTLKECAIISKSAGGLGISIHNIRATGSYIRGTNGTSNGIVPMLRVFNSTARYVDQGGGRRKGAFSIYLEPWHADIFDLLDLKKNHGKEEHRARDLFYALWIPDLFMERVQGDGQWSLFCPNEAPGLADVWGEKFEKLYTQYEDEGKAKKVIPARKLWFEMLNSQIETGTPFMLFKDSCNRKSNQQNLGTIKSSNLCTEIIEFTSPTETAVCNLASIALPRYVKEKQASIDTNSCKMIGSRDSKNRYFDFDKLAKVTKIVTANLNKIIDVNYYPIETAKRSNLQHRPVGIGVQGLADTFILLGMPFDSPEAQQLNKDIFETIYYHALRASTDLAALDGPYETYHGSPVSRGILQVDMWGVTPSDRWDWGALRQMISKNGLRNSLLVAPMPTASTSQILGNNECFEPYTSNIYSRRVLSGEFVVVNKHLLHDLTEMGLWSHAVKSKIIYENGSISNIPEIPEELKAIYKSVWEIKQKTLVDMAADRGCYIDQSQSLNIHMDQPDLGKLTSLHFYAWSKGLKTGMYYLRTRAAADAIKFTVDISALNNDNNNKVDGDVNADMPEVCFLQNREECMACGS, via the exons ATGTACGTGGTTAAAAGGGATGGGCGCCAAGAACCTTTGCAATTAGACAAGATTGCTGCCCGTCTACAGAGGTTTAGTTATGGGCTCAATGCCGCGCACTGTGACCCGGTGCTCGTGGCACACAAGGTCTGTGCTGGGGTCTACAATGGTGTCACCACCACACAACTTGATGAGTTGGCTGCTGAGACTACGGCGTCTATGGCTACAAACCACCCtgattatgctttg TTGGCAGCTAGGATCTCTGTTTCGAATCTGCATAAGAGTACAAAGGAGTCATTTTCGGAAAC GATTCGAGTCATGTACAACTTCTTTGATCAAAGGTCTGGGAAGAAGGCTCCTCTGGTTGCTGATGATGTTCATGAAATAATTATGAAG AATGCTTCACGCCTGGACAGTGAGATCATTTATGAAAGAGACTTTGATTATGACTACTTTGGTTTTAAAACTCTAGAGAGGTCCTACCTTTTAAAGGTAAATGAGAAGATTGTGGAAAGGCCGCAGCACATGTTGATGAGGGTTTCTGTTGGTATACACAAGGATGACATCGAGTCTGCTCTCCAAACCTACCATTTGATGTCCCAGCGTTGGTTCATTCATGCTACTCCGACCCTTTTCAATGGAGGAACTCCACAGCCCCAA TTGAGTAGCTGCTTCCTTATGTGCATGAAAGACGACAGTATTCAAGGAATTTTTGATACATTGAAGGAATGTGCTATTATTAGCAAATCAGCTGGAGGGCTTGGTATCTCCATTCATAATATTCGTGCAACAGGTAGCTACATTCGTGGGACAAACGGTACTTCGAATGGTATTGTGCCTATGCTTCGAGTGTTTAATAGCACTGCTCGTTATGTTGATCAAGGGGGAGGCAGAAGAAAGG GTGCTTTTTCCATATATTTGGAGCCATGGCATGCTGATATATTTGATCTTCTAGATCTTAAAAAGAACCATGGCAAG gaAGAACATCGGGCTCGAGATCTATTTTATGCTCTCTGGATTCCTGATCTCTTCATGGAAAGAGTCCAAGGTGATGGGCAATGGTCTTTGTTTTGTCCAAATGAGGCTCCTGGCTTAGCTGATGTTTGGGGAGAAAAATTTGAGAAGTTGTACACCCAATATGAGGACGAG GGTAAGGCAAAGAAGGTTATCCCTGCTAGGAAACTGTGGTTTGAGATGTTAAATTCGCAGATTGAAACAGGAACTCCATTTATGCTTTTCAAG GATTCTTGTAATAGGAAAAGTAACCAGCAGAATCTGGGTACCATCAAGTCTTCAAATCTTTGCACTGAAATTATTGAGTTCACAAGTCCAACAGAAACTGCAGTTTGTAATTTGGCATCCATTGCATTACCCCGATATGTCAAGGAAAAG CAGGCGTCTATTGACACAAACTCTTGTAAGATGATTGGATCTAGAGATTCAAAGAACCGGTACTTTGATTTTGACAAACTAGCCAAG GTTACTAAAATAGTTACTGCAAATCTCAACAAAATAATTGATGTCAATTACTACCCCATTGAAACTGCAAAGAGGTCAAATTTACAGCACAGACCTGTTGGTATTGGAGTTCAGGGTCTTGCAGATACTTTCATTCTTCTTGGCATGCCATTTGATTCGCCAGAG GCCCAACAGCTAAACAAAGACATTTTTGAAACTATTTACTATCATGCATTGAGAGCTTCTACTGATTTGGCCGCATTAGATGGTCCCTATGAGACATATCATGGCAGTCCTGTGAGCAGG GGAATTTTGCAAGTTGACATGTGGGGTGTAACACCATCAGATCGATGGGACTGGGGTGCTCTTAGGCAAATGATCTCAAAAAATGGACTGAGGAATTCCCTTCTTGTAGCACCTATGCCAACCGCTTCAACCAGCCAGATTCTTGGTAACAATGAGTGCTTTGAGCCTTATACATCCAACATATATAGTCGCAGAGTTTTAAG TGGCGAATTTGTTGTAGTGAACAAACATCTACTTCATGATTTAACGGAAATGGGTCTTTGGTCTCATGCTGTTAAGAGCAAAATAATTTATGAGAACGGCTCAATCTCAAACATCCCTGAGATTCCTGAGGAGTTGAAAGCTATTTACAA GTCTGTCTGGGAAATCAAGCAGAAGACCTTGGTTGACATGGCTGCTGATCGTGGGTGCTACATTGATCAGAGTCAGAGTCTGAATATTCACATGGATCAACCTGACCTTGGAAAGCTTACGTCCCTGCACTTCTATGCTTGGTCTAAG GGTTTGAAAACGGGAATGTATTATCTAAGAACACGAGCTGCAGCGGATGCTATCAAATTCACTGTTGATATCTCTGCGCTTAATAAC GATAATAATAACAAGGTGGATGGTGATGTTAATGCTGATATGCCAGAAGTGTGTTTTCTGCAGAATCGAGAGGAATGCATGGCTTGTGGAAGTTAA